The Biomphalaria glabrata chromosome 17, xgBioGlab47.1, whole genome shotgun sequence genome segment CATTCTGCAACAGCTGGATTGTTTCCCCACTTTATACTGGGGACAAGGAACTCTTGGCATAAATAGAATTCTATAGAACTACcctaattaaaatagttgatctAGTATGCAGGAAAGCACCCTACTATCCATTAAGCTAGCAGTTGGACAATTTGTTCTCTTTACCAGTCTAGtgaatatagaaaaaaaaaacaccacaagAACCACTATAGTTAAACATCTTgtatcaaaatgttttttaaaacttctcCAAAGCTAATGCTGTGCTATTCTGATGTTGCAACTGttcgataaaagaaaaacaacaacatagctgtTGGTAAGGTTATTTTAAAGTGTCTGGATTACAGCTAGTCATGTTTTAAGTTTATGCTATGTATTTcccttacatttttttattactttcaaTCTATACACAGAGCCTCATTATAATTCAACATACATTGGccagaaaaactaaaaataaatcaaaccaagatctcaaaaaaaaaaaaaaaaaaatattatgtaaacaattcttttaaaaataaatatatgcatTCTAAACCTACATTCATAattacaaaagtaaaaatacagcaaagaaaaaggtttaaaatatcaaataagaacactgctataaaaattaaatgctgtctaaaaacaaaacaacataggACACCTTTGGCTCACTAACATGTATCTTGGTAAACattttacttaaaaattaacattttagaaactaaaaatttgtacataatttttttttagactttttcTCTAAATTAATTAGAATACATTGTCATGCAGGATGCACAAATTGTCCAATAAAACTAACACACACCACTCTGTATAGAACACAGGGTTGACCTGATAGCTGGTTGTACAAGTGCTGCTTTAGGCCGACCATCTTGCCTTCTAACAAAAGCTACACACTCATATTGACTTGGCTAAACCAAAGACTTCCCATTATGgcaaaatacatttaagtgtCTAAAGGCTTACAATAAAGTTATAGTTTTCTAGTTCTACTAAAGTATGAGTGATATacaactattacattatttaaaaacattttattgtacattactgtaacataaataatatatattttaacatgTGGAAGTCCCCttcaaaacccccccccccaaaaaaaaaaaaaaaatagattggcGAACACTTGATACTGgaacacatttttgtttctgcTCTGAACTCTATAACGACTCAAATTTGAACATAAAATGTCAGTGTGATACAGACCAATGTAATCAGACAAATTAGAAAACTAAatgaatataaacaaatgatcACAAGGAGCTAAATTAAATGATTAAGTGCCAGATGaataaaaagtataaatatgCATGAACAATGATCTTAATTCTATTGGAAGTACAAGTTTTAATGAGTGTCCACATTAAGAGCCTACCAATAAAATATATGGTGTTGACAAAACAAAAGTGTCCAAACTAGTTTGGTACCTTAGCCTAATTTCTGGATCTATGATCTCATCTTTGTGGGAGGACAGGGCCATGAGAAACCTCTTCACTGTGGTATTGTGTCCAATGAATATTTACATTATATACATAATAACCTCATGTTGGATTAATTGAATAATAGAAAAGCCATACAAAACAAATGCACATTACCAGTTACTACTAGTGTGACATACAATACTGTCACTGACTGAGAAAATAGGAAATGGAACAGATAAATGCCATTTAGCTGACTATCCAATACAAGAACAAGACTTATGAATGAACTTATGACTCATTTTAACAACTGAAAGCACCGCAACATGAACAAATTTAACCTAGACatcatccaaataaaaaaagaaactgatTTTTTAATCAATAGATTTTAACTtctcaaatacaaaaactattAACCCATTTGTAcaagtatcaaaataaaaaatgcccAGAACACAATTTAAGGAAGGATATTAAACAAATCTTTTGTGGTtttgcaaacaaaataattatgtgGAAGTATTCTTGAGGCTACCGGTACACTTTACAACTACAGCTGTTTGCTGTGACAGGAATGAAACAAGTATTTTTCTATGTGTGCAGCTAGTGTGAAGACCACATCTAGAAATGTGTTGTGAATAGTGGAGGTGAGTGACAGATTATCACAGAGTCAGAAGTTCTTAGGAGCTTCACATTTAATATCCAGCAGAAGGGAAGCAGATTCAATACATACCTCATAGATAtacttgaaataaataagactATAACACAGTGCCTTAAAAAGAGAAAGTCTATTATTCTTTAATGATTCCTTTATGTGTTAAGGAAATGGGGGGCCTGAGTGGGGGCAGGAAAACAGTTCAACTTCTGTGGGTAACAGCTATGAGGGTGTGGTGTACATAGGCCCTCACCATCAAATGTCACATTCTGATATACTGAATTAAAAACCACAGCTTCCACAAGAATCTTAATTAGATATCTTCTCTTTCCAAGAGGTAAGCTTTACCATTTAGTCaccataaatatttaaaattataatggtaCATAGAAGTGAAAGGACATTTCATATCAGATTTGAACACTAGGCATTAACACTTGAGTTATCAATAACAAGGTTACATGTAGAACCCTTGTATAAAGCCTACCAAGACTGTTACTTAGACAAATGGTTGAAGTTTCACTGTTAAATTAAACCAGACATAAAATCAGAACACAAAATTTAAGAAATTCAGGACAATTTATACACTGTGACAATGGTTAACcatcataaatatttattttatcactgtaatgataatttaaacaaaaaaaatctttcaaggTTTTCAGCCAATCTGATTTCAGCAGCCAAATATTTTCtttgcactatttacattaagaGAGACTTGAACAAAGTAAGGGTATCAAGTCCTCACTGAACTTAGCGTAGAGCAACAAGaagcaaccatttttttttaagtatgtaTGTTTCctaatctattaaaaaaaatgtaaataggtATATCAAAAACTAAAAGATACTTTTGACAAAACTAAATCAATTTCAAgttgaaaacttttaaataaaaataatataaatgttttgcatgtattgatgaataccttcattcatgttttttgtttttgttaaataatgAATGAGTGAGCTTTTTTAATGAGTTTTTCTAATttgtagaattttaaaaataagttttgtaACTTCTACCTAGACTTGCAGTTCACTTTTCTCTAAATAATTTGTATTAGTCATCAGCTCCAAATAACTCTTAATTTACATAGTCAAGAAACAaaacttcaaaagaaaaaaaaaacaactgcaggAATGGAACAAATTACCAAGCAGATTAGGtacattaaaatgttttgggtgatgaaaaaaaaaaaagtatattctcAATATGagagcataataaaaaaatctaaggCACAAGAAACTACGTACAAGACacctaattgtttttttaaatagacaccTGGGGCTGGAGGAGGGTGATTTTATCATAGCATTGTACAGATTCAATTAGCAACAacaagaataaattataaaaatcattttctttcatgtcttcaacAAAGTGTCACTATAAAAATGTGTTCAGaaataattacataacaaaatatctttACATTAAATCACACTCAATATTACATaggaaaaaagacaaaaaaacgtGTTTATGAATATTTCTCAACAAAGTAATAATCAGATACTTGAAGCAGAGCTGACATAAataatttacattaattttatttaatttaaataacatcACTCACTTTATTCCAAGTGTACAAGGCTGCCAACTCAGAAACATGCGTTTAAATGATGAAGGGGGTACTTAGCATGGTATTCTGTGCCATGccatttattttgcttgtttttgagATGATCCTATTTAATCCACTTAGTCTTTGGAACAGTCAACACCAAACGAAGAAAAATTTATAGACCCAGATCATAGGCATCCAATAGTTCATTGAAACTGTTCTCATTAACATTAAACAGGTAGTCCTCGTCAAGATTGAAAGTAGGGTTGATGTGCATGAAGGGCATATCCTGATCTGTCGTGTGAAATAATGATGTTCCACAGCCTGGAGACAGTAAAAGGGCTGAATGTGGAAAGAAATATCAGAACTAAAATTAGTTCctagaaaaataataatgtaaacaaacaaacattttaagaaagaaaaaaaaagtaaataaaaatccGACAAACATTTGCATAAGGTACAGTGTTTTGACTACCTTCTATGATATAGGTTTGTATTTTGACTATAATCTATAGATCAAACCCAAAATATTCAAAcaactacaaaataattaggAGTATCATTATGCTAGACCATAAAGGGGTAAGTAATAATTGAACAACCATGTCTTAGTAATGAAAATCATCCACAATGACTAAAGAAATacataatgaaattaaatgataAAATCTTTGATTGGAATTGTTGACTTtccaatactttaaaaaaaataataacattttgcCATCagatatgttgttttttaattgaggAGAACAATTTTGATGAGGGGCAAAATATTGGCAGCACTCACTTTCATCAGCTGAAGACTCTTCTGAAAAAAGTTCCTGTTTGATTGACTCTGCACTGTTAAGACGATCAGACAATCGATCACCCGTTGAAAAATAAGGTCTGCTCTGGCCTGGCTTAGCATTATTGCCCAAGTCACTAGATGCAAGACCGTCAACCtaagaacaaacaaaacaggAAGATaacattagcttttttttataagatttaACGATATACTACAAAACCAAAAGGCTGAACCTGAATGTTCCAACAAGGATCACCTTACTGATATGATATGAACAATTGTCAACTTTCTCGTTACCAGTCATAACTATATTTGATTTCATTGACTGACCTCATCCTGGCCACCATCACTGGCAGAAGCAGTCGAATCTGAACTTCTAGAACTGGACGAGGATTCATCACCAGGCAGATCATCAGGACACAGAAACACATCAATAGCACCTCTGGTACTTTTCAGCCAGATCTGGATATTCTGCAGaaaaggaaaacattttttttattcatctgCATTATGAAGTGACACTAGTTTGATAGATAATGTAAAATGAACAAAGTAATGcagatattttatattttgattataAAAGCGAATAAAAACTAGCTCTACACTTACATTTTCAGGGTCAGGGACTTCTAGCCTTGTCTCCGGTGGGGCTTTAATGGCTATAACAGTTTGCTCACGCAAAGAATTCAAGCTTCTAATATCCTGGTACGTCACATAAGCCAATGTACATAAAGTTAAggaacaaaacattttcttcGTAGCGatggattaaatatttttacaggAGTTAGAAATTGTTACTAATTTATAGCTTTTTTGAGTTTATTGATAGCACGAGAAGTAATGTAATCTACAAGCAATTGTTGACTAAAAAGATTTGTAATCAACTGAAAGTAACCaaataagtttttatttcagCAGCTTTTATTGAAAAGTGAAAGATACTGGTATATCAAGTATATTATATCAATATTATTCTCCAATGCTTAATGTCTCAAAAATTTTAAAAGGATATCGTGCATTCTCAGAATCCTCTGTCATATTCCTCAAAGCTCTTGTGGTATTGGCGATGAGTTTATCTAGGACATTTTCTTTGGTCCTCAATTCTGCCATGGCTGTAAAAGAGGAAGGGGGATgaggagaaagaagaaaaaaaaaagttaatattgaaaaatgcaagaatGTAAAAACAATTCTTTTTACAGGTTAGGTGCCTATTGAAATGTTACCTGAGTGCAAGTCTACGCTTGCTGTGCTGATCTGTGTGACCTGTGGTATGGACGGCTCTCCTGTGGTGGTGAATGTGTTGGCAGCTCCCCTACACACAATagttaaataaatgtaaacactGCCAACAGTAAGCTAAGCCCTATTTTACCAAACAGCCTTAGAACCCTAACAAAAATATCTTATAAACCTAACAAAAACATTAAGCATTTAtggttgcaaaataaaaaaaaaataattaaaaaaaaataaaaaagacttgCCTCCATTGGATGTTGTTCTTTGATTTTTTCTGGATAAGATTTATTCCTTCCAACACATTTGTGATGTCATAAATTCTGCGTTTCTGAACTTCAAGAATTTCAGATGCTTTGTTAAGATCAACAACCTATGATACATAAAACAAACTTTGTTAAGGTTAAAAACCTATGATACATATAAATAACTAATAGTCAACCACAAAAGTattcataaaaataatattcaatgttATTTACAGGAATGAATGACAATATAGGGTAATGCTTAAAAACTGTATTTATGGAATGTATCAAGAAGTGATTAGTGCATGGCTGGCAAGTGTGAGCAGTTCCTCAAGTTAGAATTTTTTCCTTGGATTCATCTCTTAATGATGATGTGAAATTGCAGAGTTAAAAGAAGTTGgctattgtgctggccactgtTGAAATTTGCATACACTTGGCCTAAGACAGAGAACAGGAGAGAGGAAATGAAGGACTGGCAGATAATATTGAAATCACTTTTAATTTCATTGATGACTTTGGTTAACTGAGTTGAtcttttaccatttttttttcattctagcTTATAAGTAAATCCTACTATTTCAGCAAGCAATCAGTCTTATCACTGTAGAGAAAATACCTACCCCATCTGGTGCATTACGCAACAACCCAACAAACTTTTTGGTCAAAAGTCCCAGAGACGTGTCATAGCGAGTTTTTTCTAGTGGCGACCTGGTTGCTGTTAGaggaaaaaaggttttaaaaaatgtaaaaaaactaaTGTAAAATTGTAACACATCATGCTAAAACAAGTTTGTATACCATTTGTAAGGGTCTTGTAGATTAAGATATTGGCACTTCATAAGCAACTGATTTTCAAGAATTTAACAAGTCAAAGCAAAGTTTAAAAGGAGGAAAAATTTTCCCCTCTAATCTACAAGTGATCCCTAGAGGTCAAGAAGATAACAAGGATCATTCTGCTTTCTGTCACTCTGCCCCACCCAACCCACCACAGAGTAGTATTAAATTTAAGTATTACCTCTAGGTGACTCTGTCTGGCTTTTTCTTTTCCTGCAGGGTTTTGGAGTTTTAAATCCCTCAACCGTGACTTCATTGTCTAATTCCAATCTCCTTTTAACctacagaaaaaaagaagaaaaaaagattagcTGCAGTGTTAAGTACACTTCAGCTAAACAATAAGGAGACAATTTTGTTAATAGTAAAATTAATAGTGGACCAAGTCCAATGACCTAACAAAATGTACAATGTTTATAGTAATCTGGATAAAACAAATGTCAACAATAATTACTAGTATGTGACACTTCATTGTTTAGAATCTCTCAAGTACTTTTTTCATTTCCCAGCAACCACAACTACACGATTTTGCCCTTGCAATAGTTCTAAACAATAAGTATATTGTTTTCCAGGGGAAATCTGACatgatatacatttttttaatgggacataaactattttatagacaaatgctttgtgtgtgtgtgtgacccaAAGGTTTAACTTCCTACTTACAAACTATAGATTCTCAGGTTTCACTCCTAGGATTTTATAATTAGAATTTTGTGTTCCTGACCTGAGCCACCAAGTTATACCTTTTCATAGAGGAAGGATGTTAGTCAAAGAGCTAAGCATGGAAACATAAAATTCACTGGActtaaacattttcttatttctaCATTATATGGTTAGatggttccgcaaggttgtcattgcctgaagtggtaatggatgtaagcactccactacctataaaatgcttcctaatggcatgcatctcaaatagcctctgacaactagtccaactcctggccttcatgtgtggctcagatattgagtctggcggaactgttctcactaacagaagaaggggcaaaggcgagttactggcgccttaaccagtaggCCTTGGGCAGGAGGggcacctaggagaaggaaagctctgaattcaaacctctgttgccttgcagctatacccactCATGGGAAAGGCTTAGGGATTAAACCCTGAGgtaaaatcaggagctggcgaccctaaggcagtttgcagcacccagtgctacaaaGTGGCAGAACCTGTggcgccgctgatcccaaactgtatcagcactgccgttcctttggatacatcagctgcgttcTGACCAAAGCGAATGCTcagacattcatctcatttccatgagatgtcCACAGTCGCATCGCAACTGAAGGAGACCATAGATATGGTcagatgtaaaataaatattttttagttgtaTTAAATCAAAATAGTAAAATATCAACCACACTAGAAATGTCTGCCTCAATAAATGCTAATGATATGAAACTGGGAATTATATTGCGACAATCATACTTATCACAATCACAAGTTAATTAAGTGCCTTAACAAagcatttttttgtatttctcagaactttttcaatgaataaaaaaaaaaaggattccaCCAAATCCAACATAGAGATGAgcatgtactttttttttcagactagTATAATATGCTTGTATAATAAaagcacataaaaaaaaacatgttcagttCAATGAAACATCAGCCTTTGTATTTGTTGCCGGAcacaaaatttcttttttaaatacagaaatatTTACATTGGTAGTTCTTCCTTATTTAAGACTTCATACTCCTGCAGGCATTATCTATTCTAAGCATACAAATTgtaaaagtaaaggcaatttaaaaatcatttaacattaaaaatctttatttttaaagcacaaaaaaaaagaagaccatACTAATACCCACTATT includes the following:
- the LOC106056286 gene encoding transcription factor E2F3-like, whose translation is MPRKQTLVARRDLPIFIKQEPSDSGSNSQNLLNLASIYPRQTTQNTSTKTADFSSYANTEIKLEFEHSSNDANLSGYQLDLIDEFDKPQVKRRLELDNEVTVEGFKTPKPCRKRKSQTESPRATRSPLEKTRYDTSLGLLTKKFVGLLRNAPDGVVDLNKASEILEVQKRRIYDITNVLEGINLIQKKSKNNIQWRGAANTFTTTGEPSIPQVTQISTASVDLHSAMAELRTKENVLDKLIANTTRALRNMTEDSENARLAYVTYQDIRSLNSLREQTVIAIKAPPETRLEVPDPENNIQIWLKSTRGAIDVFLCPDDLPGDESSSSSRSSDSTASASDGGQDEVDGLASSDLGNNAKPGQSRPYFSTGDRLSDRLNSAESIKQELFSEESSADETLLLSPGCGTSLFHTTDQDMPFMHINPTFNLDEDYLFNVNENSFNELLDAYDLGL